From the Sphingomonas aliaeris genome, one window contains:
- a CDS encoding ribbon-helix-helix domain-containing protein, protein MIEAPEGGFRGPVKRSVTIAGHQTSISLEPVFWSAIERAAVARGLPLSALVAQVDAVRILAEDPPNLASALRTWILSEVDPAREADQDC, encoded by the coding sequence ATGATTGAGGCGCCCGAGGGCGGTTTTCGCGGGCCTGTAAAGCGGTCGGTCACGATTGCGGGGCACCAGACGTCGATCAGCCTGGAGCCGGTGTTCTGGAGTGCGATCGAACGCGCGGCAGTGGCGAGAGGGCTGCCGTTGAGTGCGCTGGTGGCGCAGGTCGACGCGGTGCGGATTTTGGCGGAGGACCCGCCTAACTTGGCGAGCGCGCTAAGGACGTGGATATTGTCGGAGGTCGATCCTGCGCGCGAGGCGGATCAGGACTGTTAG
- the cobS gene encoding cobaltochelatase subunit CobS: MTDIPNTQPDSRETTILDAPDRMVTVREMFGIDSDMEVPAFSEADERVPDLDPAYVFDADTTLAICAGFAFNRRVMVQGYHGTGKSTHIEQVAARLKWPCIRINLDAHISRIDLVGRDAIVLKDGKQVTEFREGLLPWALQTPTALVFDEYDAGRPDVMFVIQRVLETEGKLTLLDQNRVIRPNPNFRMFATANTIGLGDTSGLYHGTQQINQGQMDRWNIVVTLNYLPAAVEAQIVLAKSGEYDKPEGKAQVDNMVRVAELTRRGFINGDISTVMSPRTVITWAQNALIFKDVGFAFRLSFLNKCDEAERSLVAEYYQRVFGKDLPESVVGKA, encoded by the coding sequence ATGACCGACATTCCGAATACCCAGCCAGACAGCAGAGAGACGACGATCCTGGACGCGCCGGACCGCATGGTCACGGTGCGCGAGATGTTCGGAATCGACTCCGACATGGAAGTACCGGCATTTTCCGAAGCGGACGAACGCGTTCCCGATCTCGATCCCGCCTATGTGTTCGATGCCGACACGACGCTGGCGATCTGCGCGGGTTTCGCGTTCAACCGCCGCGTGATGGTGCAGGGCTATCACGGCACGGGCAAGTCGACGCATATCGAACAGGTCGCGGCACGCCTGAAATGGCCGTGCATCCGCATCAACCTGGACGCGCATATCAGCCGTATCGATCTGGTCGGTCGCGACGCGATCGTGCTGAAGGACGGCAAGCAGGTCACCGAATTCCGCGAAGGCCTGCTGCCCTGGGCGTTGCAGACGCCGACGGCGCTGGTGTTCGACGAATATGATGCGGGTCGGCCGGACGTGATGTTCGTGATCCAGCGCGTGCTGGAGACGGAGGGCAAGCTGACGCTGCTCGACCAGAACCGCGTGATCCGCCCGAACCCCAATTTCCGCATGTTCGCCACCGCGAACACGATCGGGCTGGGCGATACGAGCGGCCTGTATCATGGCACGCAGCAGATCAACCAGGGGCAGATGGACCGCTGGAACATCGTCGTCACGCTCAACTATCTGCCGGCCGCGGTCGAGGCGCAGATCGTGCTCGCCAAGTCGGGCGAGTATGACAAGCCGGAGGGCAAGGCGCAGGTCGACAACATGGTCCGCGTGGCCGAGCTGACCCGCCGCGGCTTCATCAACGGCGATATCTCCACCGTGATGAGCCCGCGTACCGTGATCACCTGGGCGCAGAATGCGCTGATCTTCAAGGATGTCGGCTTCGCGTTCCGCCTGTCCTTCCTGAACAAGTGCGACGAGGCGGAACGGTCGCTGGTGGCGGAATATTACCAGCGCGTGTTCGGCAAGGATCTGCCCGAGAGCGTGGTGGGCAAGGCTTGA
- a CDS encoding energy transducer TonB has protein sequence MQKMMRVVLLVLSGVSSTGLIAQTRATYEMPKSDFGGAVPKNPGKWLTFEDYPTAAIRNNEQGFVVVNFDITANGKVSRCEVTRSSGHTTLDDVPCRLLQRRARFDPATDASGVAVATRGTASFPFRIP, from the coding sequence ATGCAGAAGATGATGCGCGTAGTTTTACTGGTACTTTCAGGCGTAAGCTCCACCGGCCTCATTGCTCAAACGAGAGCAACGTACGAGATGCCAAAGAGCGATTTCGGTGGCGCGGTTCCTAAAAATCCGGGGAAATGGCTGACATTTGAAGACTATCCCACGGCAGCGATCCGAAATAACGAGCAGGGTTTTGTCGTGGTGAACTTTGATATCACCGCCAATGGCAAGGTTTCTCGCTGCGAGGTAACGCGGAGCAGCGGCCATACGACCCTCGACGATGTACCGTGTCGGCTCCTTCAGCGGAGGGCCCGGTTCGACCCGGCAACCGATGCAAGCGGTGTAGCCGTCGCAACACGAGGTACAGCAAGCTTCCCGTTCCGGATACCCTAA